The following is a genomic window from Malus sylvestris chromosome 7, drMalSylv7.2, whole genome shotgun sequence.
GCCTTTTGGTTCATGTATTCAATTTTGGGGTTATtgtatttgttttcatttttgggTGAATTAATTGCTTTCTGAAATTAGATGAGGATTAATTAACCATAGTTTTAGAAAGCATCAGGACTTAGGAGTTTAGTCCTTGTTTCTTTCGTGGTCCATGTTTGCATGTTGACAACTCAGAGTTGGGCTTCGATTTGATCACAGTggttttcttttctaatttgTTGTTCTTATGAGATCtttatgattttcttttctttttttttagtttataaatttgcTCTATGTTTGAGAGTACTTTTTGTATGCAGAGACATCCCAACTTTTGTCTGGGTTCAACTTTTGGTTTCGTATTGCTTGAGGATTGTTTAACGTGCAGATTTTTTTAGCTTGGATTCTTTCGTATGTCTACATTATGGAACCATCCTCACATTTGGTTTGCTATTCATCTGTTATCTTTCACTGTTTTCATTGAAAGATTGTCTTTGGTTTACGCTTCTTTGCTTCATTGTCTTCTGGCACTGGTTTTACGCATCTTGGCTTGGTTTATGTACAAAAACTGCAGCCAGATGTGCGAATGATGGGATTCACTACTATTTGACAGATGCTGAAGTTTGTTTGGCGACGTTAAAATTAAGGAATTTTCCTTGGATAAGATCCGACATTTTCGTTTCAGATGCAGTTGTCTTTAAACACAGTTACAGGGGAGGGCACTATGTGGTTTGATCTCAAGAGGGAGTATGATACTTCTTTTGTTGTGATTAGTTTTTTCTTTAAAGCGCTGTTAGATGTGATTCTAAATGTATGCAGTGAATGGTGGATCCTTATTTCATTGGATCCTAGAGGAGTATGGACTGCTTCTAAAATGGAGCCTTATTTCATGTAATGTATGAAACTGAATCTGTGCAGCTGTGctgctataattttttttttcccaaaaaaaaaaaacaaaaggggaCCTATGGCCTGTTTCAAACAAGCAGGGTTAGGTCCTATTCCTATATTGAAATATGATGTGCCCGGCCCGTTTCTTATAAATCCGGGTATGGTCCCATTCCTTCAAAATTGGGCCCTGCCTGACCCGTGCCGAGCCCTAGATCTACCTCAAGTGGAAATTTAGTATTAGAAATGGGAAATAAAACATCCTGAACTAAGTTAAAGCTTTTAAgcttcatttttagtttttgttttcatttttttgaaaactgaacGCAGTTAATAGTTATCAAACGTATTAATAACCTAGATCCAGTAAATATGTTGGAACTATTAATAACCTAGATATAGTAAAAATGTTGGAACTAATTTTATTAACAACTCATACTTTTGGATTGGAGTCGAAGGGTAAATGCTCTCTTATACTAGACTGTTCGACAACAATTATCAAACTGTAAATTTAGACCATTGATTTGAGAGAAATTCTAAGAGACTCTTTGTGACTCTCCATAGATTCTTCGCCACCTAATCttttttggcatattattttataatgttagcacAGGAATTGTGGTACAAAGAGGAGGTGACGGAGAGTCAAGAAGAGTTACTTTTGAGAGAATGTCTTTAGCATTTCCCTTTAGCATTGCCCTTggtttgaatgtttggtttatGGATTGCACAATTTGACAATACAAGTATTTGATTTATTGAAAAACATAAGTTTGACAATGTAACATTATGCGTGGGGAAACGAGTTAAACATAGTGATCAGTAGCCATGGCCTTTATATTCTATGAGAATTCACTCACCTGGGATGCTGTGTGGAAAACATTTAAGATCACCCCTCCATAGGCCTGAGCAGATTGGACCCAGATATTCATCAAAAGCATATACTCGAAGCTCAAATCCATACATGAGCGCCTTGTGTATGTTTTCATAAGAGGTGTTGTAGTCCTTGACGTAGCTCGAGAGCGCCAAAGTCATCCACTCTGCACTGCAACCCTCATCCAAATCCCCTACTTCCATCAAACCGACCTTGACGTAGCTATACGTTTTTGGTTGGCTCGAAGAAGAAGCACTTGCATCGAAGCATGGAGCAGTGTCCACATACACAGAAGAATTCATTGGCTTCGAACACTTCAAGTAAAATATAACTGTTGAAAGCAGTGAATCCATTGGATATTTACCATAAACACTATATGGTAAAATCAATGTATCAGACACAAGCGGAAAGTTTCTCGACATGGAGGAGCAATTGTTGTTATGAAGGCCAGGATCTATGATGCGGATTGTGTGGTTATCATAGTTGATTGCCTGGACATAATATTTTCCGGAAGACGTTAGGTCTACTACTGTAGTGTCGTTCTCACAAGACAGCGTATACGGAATGTGGCCGCAGTGCTTTGGACTATCTTTTAGTCGAAAAGGGTAGCTTATGTTGTGAATATTGCCGCAGGAGAAGGTACAGTTTGTACTATCATCCTTTGCTCTACAAGTTTCACCGGATAAGCCAATGACAAGAAAAGCCACAATCAATAGCCAAGCAGACCAAGTGAAGGATCTGCTTCCCCTTATTcccatggagagagagagagagaacagagagagagagagagagagagagagagaggatttgATAATCAAACTAGCTTTCCTACATAAGTGATGGTAATTGCAGAAGATGTAATAGCACCTTCcctgaattttcaaatttcatattGAATGACATATAAAAAATATCCAAAATAGAAATCATGCGTGTACTAATTAAGCTTTAAAAGTCGTCTAATTAGGCAAGCGATGACGATTAGAGAGAGAGTCAAATGTATATAATACTGCCATTTCAGCCTGATTTATTTGACTTAATTGTCGAGTGTGATTTTCTTTCTGTATTTTAGCCCGAATTTTCAAATGAAATGATGTACACCttaattgattttattttctttcaacaCCTTTCAAGGCTTCAATCTTACGCACGAGTTCATGTTTATCGGTCCATTAAACATCTTTCAATACGGGAAGCCAAAAAAATCTCTATAGGCATTGTTAGCTCAAAGATGCAGCAATTGATCATCTCTTCCTTTTACGTATTACTGTTATTGGCCTTCATCGATGCGTGCACAGAGTCCAAGTGCGGCGATGATCATGGCCTGGCTATCCATTTCCCATTCCGCCGGGGGCATCATTCCGGGGATAATAAGATTGAAAGCAATGGCAGATATGAGGCGGTTCTTGACCAGCCAATAGTACTAGTAAAATTCCTTGTCAAACACATAGATTACAAGCATCAGGAAATCCAAGTATATCACCCACATAACTGCCTCCTGTTGAAGCCTTTGGAAATCACCAAGACGGTAATCTCTCCCTTCTACTTCCTAAATGGCGTACGTAATGTTACCTTATTCCGTTGCCCTACTCTTGTTGAAAGAGATATATATGCCTATCAAGTCCCCTGCCTTGGTGGCCATGGAGACAGAATTTATGGCGtctcttctttctttgatttatttGTAAGCTTCAGAACCCTACAGTCTTGTACAAGGATGTATGATGTTTTATCAGTTCCATTTAGCGAGTTGGTGGGAAATGgcgattttcttcaattcaaatGGTCCAAACCAAATTGTACAGAATGTGAAGCAGAGGGCAAGAGGTGTAGATTGAAGATCAATGGCACCAAGAGCGAAATTGAATGTGTTCACCATAGGAAACCAAGTAAGGAAAACATGTAAATCTATATTTCGCATACATTCTGCTCATGAATTTTTTCAAAGATTATGATCGATATACTCTGCTACCACCTGTGATTTTTCTCCTTTCATGTAACTAGTGGCTTATATATGTGGTGACGATATTAATTACTTTCGACAGCTGACAGTTTAATTTTCACAACTATCTTTTGCAGGCAAAACAAAGACATTTGTGGCCACAGGTGAGTTGTGTAAGAGTGGTGTTTATCTCTGTTTCATGTCCAAAGGACACTCGAGAATAAATGTTTACTCATGGGTTGAATCTATCTATTTGCAGGAGCTACCCTGGGTTCATTTGTTCTGTTACTAGGGGTCTTTGTAGCATATCACGTCTATAGCGCTgatcaaaaggaaaaagagaatCGATTAAAACTTGAAACATTTTTAGCGGACTACAAAGCTCTCAAGCCAAGCAGATATTCATATGCAGATATTAAGAGGATTACAAATCAATTCAAGTACAAATTAGGCCAAGGAGCCTACGGAACTGTTTTTAAGGGAGAACTTTCTTCTGAATGCTTTGTTGCTGTGAAGGTACTTAACAATTCTAAGGGCGATGGGGAAGAGTTCGTAAATGAAGTGGGAGCAATGGGTCATATTCACCATGTCAATGTGGTTCGCTTGGTTGGTTTTTGTGCGGATGGATTTAGACGAGCTCTGGTTTATGAGTTCTTTCCCAATGGTTCACTCCAGGATTATATTTCATCAGTAGATAGAAAGAACTCTTTCCTTGGTTGGGATAAGTTGCTAGATATTGCTATCGGCATAGCCAAAGGAATAGAATATCTTCACCTGGGATGTGATCTACGAATCCTCCATTTCGATATCAAACCCCACAATATTTTGCTAGACCAAAACTTCACACCAAAAATCTCTGATTTTGGTCTGGCCAAATTATGTTCCAAGGATCAAAGCATAGTGTCAATGACTACAGCGAGGGGGACCATGGGCTACATTGCACCCGAAGTGTTTTCCAGGAATTTTGGAAATGTGTCTTACAAGGCAGATGTCTATAGTTTTGGAATGCTGCTGCTTGAGATGataggaggaaggaagaataCTGGTTCAACCACAGAGAACACGACCAATGAAGTTTACTATCCAGAATGGATTTATAACCTTTTAGAGGAAGGAGATGACCTACGAATCCATATCGGGGGAGAAGGGGATGGTAAGATTCCAAAGAAACTTGCAATTGTAGGGCTCTGGTGCATCCAGTGGCACCCGGTCGATCGTCCTTCCATGAAAACGGTTGTTCAAATGCTAGAAGGAGGAGAAAACTTGACGATGCCTCCTAATCCTTTTGTTTCTGCAGGTCCTACACAAACATCACAGGCAGGCATCCCCAAAAGGCGCCTCCTAGAGTTAGAAGCAATTGCTGAATTAGAATAACATATAGATGTATACCACCAACCAGTAGTTCATAGATGAATTCAAGCGCAAACATTTGTTAGTGTATAAGCCATGAGCTGATTGCATTAGTAATAATGTCTTGTATTTAGTTGTGTATTCACTAGAGTTATAAATTACGAAGGGTAGGGCTCATATTGTAATTGTCTAGTGACATGTATTTGAATCTTAGAATCCAATTAGATGTGTGGCTGAGATCTCTTTGATGTAATGGTGAGAATCCAGCTGCGTAACTAGCCGTTATGCAGTGCACGATTTCGCGTgcaagagagagaaatagaagtATATTCCTGTGTGTATTTTGCAGAGAGAACTATCCATCCTTCTCTCAAATCCTTCGGTGATTGTTCTTCATTCTTTCAGTTTTTTATACAAACACACACATCCAAACTTTAACAACATTTACAGACGACAGTTCTTTACTAATTAAATCACTTTAAAGTAAGAATTTAATTATTATAACATTATTGCACTTTCTTAACAATTTGATTTTCACCTAGTTGACGAAGAACATGTTAGCTCCATGTTAGAACACAATGGGTTCGATTTATTTTCTTGAATATCACCCTCAGTCACAGACGCCTCTTGTGGGCACAGAGAAGGCCTGAGAAGCAATTGCAGACATTCAACATCTCTTCCAAGCATTTCGATGACTTTGTACATCGAAGGGCGATCACTTGGTTTCATTtgaatattaaactaaacatggttaataccaaaaatatatatgacaatatttgggaatttcttatatattcattaatctccaaagtggagtatatataggtgttacaattggtattacatatgtacttcaccaatgtgggacaataaactactatttacactttaactaatatataactcgcaacactccccctcaagttggtgcaaagatgtcacgtatgcccaacttgtcaagcgagttggaaaacacactattagacacatccttagtaagagcatcagcaagttgatcttcagatcccacaaacggaaacataataattccagcatccaatttttcattaatgaaatgtcgatcaatctccacatgttttgttcgatcatgttgcactggattatgagcaatctcaatagcagccttgttatcataatgaagtttcatagcacctttgggtttaaacccaagatcactcaacaattttttcaaccacaacaactcacatacaccatgagacataccacAAAACTCCgcttctgcacttgacctagccaccactttttgtttcttgcttctccaagtaactaaattaccacccacaaatttaaagtatccagatgtagatcgccgatcagtgatagaacttgcccaatctgcatctgtataccCTTTGACATTCAAATGACAATTCTTGGAGAAAACCAGGCCTCTGCCaggagccatcttcaagtacctcaaaatacggGTTCCTGCATCCATTtgagcttcactaggtgagtgcataaactgacttaccacactaactgcataagcaatgtcagggcgagtgtgagacaaataaattaatctccccacaaagcctctgataccgttccttatgagtaggaacttgatTTGGAAATAAGCCCATACGATGATTCTGCTCAATCGGAgtatcaacaggtttgcaatctaacatacctatttcagctaacaaatcaaAAACATACTTCCgttgagacagaaaaataccatgcttggatcgtgcaatctcgattccaagaaaatacttcaattcgcCCAATTATTTCATCTTAAACtcagtagctaggtacttttgaaggcGTTGTATCTCCTTCTGATCATCACCAGACACTATcatgcatcaacataaataatcaatgcagttagcttaccattttgtagctttagaaacaaagtatgatctgaatgactctggatatacccaaacttcttcattgaacttgtaaacctcccaaaccacgctctaggagattgtttcaaaccatacaaggcCTTTCGTAACCTGCATACAACACCTTTTCCACGAAATATTCCAATAACAGGTATACacttcctccttaagatcatcatgaaggaaagcattcttaacatcaaactgcaacagaggccaatcctggtttgctgctaaggacagaagaacacgcacattattaagtttggcaacaggagcaaaggtCTCCTGATAGCCCACCtcataggtttgagtataacccttagcaactaatctgACTTTATACCGGTTAATAGAACCATctgctttgtgcttaatagtaaacacTCATCTACATCCAACGACTTTCTTCCCGtttggtaaaggaaccaaatcccaagtagaattcttttccaaagcttccatctcaactttcatggcattaacccacttagggccagacaaagcatcttgcaattttgttggaattgatacactagatagctgACATATGTATGATGCATATGGTTTAGACAAATGatgagtagacacataattgttgataggatatttggctttgacatgcatatcaggctcatattgtactttagattttccacgattagctcgtggaggcaactgataagtagaagaatcgtcaaaatttacctcatgtatgccaccatcttgtaccaaactgCTAGAAGAATTATCACTGGAGGAACCATCATCAGGCAACTTGTTAGACATATCAGCAGCAGGCAACCGATCATCAGAAGGTAATTCGTCAGACATACTAACAGGAAATTCGCTGGGCACATCTGTTTTGTCGTCAGTAGAAATAGTTTCGGGAATGACAGGTGACCGATCACTATCTGTAGCAGACTGATTAGTATCACACAACATAATAGGTTTTGTTCCCAACTCTGCCTGTAATACATCATCCATACTATCTCTTCGAATCTACACTTCACTCCCCCTCTCCCTCTGAAGTGGAGAGTCGGAAGAGGGCTTCACAAAATACGAAACTTCCTCATGGaaggtgacatccatggtaatataagttttttgagtcggaggatgataacacttatagccttttttattgttagcatacccaataaagacaccggagagcacatgcatcaagtttactccgctgatgagagtagacatgcacatacgcaatacacccaaacactttcggaggaagctttgatacagaaacaagagaaacatgtttttgtagcacatTAAACGGTGTATGAAAATCAAGAACACTATTGGAACACGGTTGATCAAATACACAACAGCCAAAATAGCATGACCCCATAgatgattaggaacacatttatccaacatcaaggatcaagcaacctccattatttgacgattcttccGTTTGGACATACCATTTTTTTGGAGTGTAAATGAAGTAGTCGTCTGGTGAATAATATCATgatcacaaaaacaaaacatgccaaattgtgattcacatattctcctccgttatcagacctgaagaccttaactttggtctgaaactgagtagacactattgtacaaaattcttgaagaagtaacaGAACttcactcttattcttcatcaagaacacccaagttaaccgagtacaatcatcaataaaagtaacaaacaaacggaatccattagaagtaactttcgccggaccccacacatcagaatgtatcaaatcaaatgacaAAGTAGCTTTATAATCACTTACGAGAAaggaagcacgatgactcttagccatgacacatgtttcacacttgaactctgaatcactacaagtgtgaaacaaagaaggaaatagataTTTCATATAATTGAATGATGGATGTTCCAAtcgtcgatgccacaaccaaatttgatgtctgtcatccactttagcacttaaaacttgatgattatttgaacaGGAAACAACAATATCCTTcatagtcaagatgtacaaaccccctattcttttaccatgaccaattatcttctgagtttgaatgtcttgaaaataacaatacgtagggtagaagtgagcagaacaatataaggtatcaagaagttttcctaccgacaaaagattgcacttaacatcaggaacaagtaaagcacggACCAGTGATAAGGTTGGAGTCAGAGAGATAGTGCATTCACCCTTCACAAGGGAAggtgctccatttgcactagtaacATACGGGTCACGAACATagtcacataactcatcaacacactctagggtcactagtcacatgatcagtggccccaatatcaattatccatttatttattccaccaagatgcataacaacactatgattatattgagccattgaacaaaatcacgaacactaaaggcacaaaagatacgcaacggaatgaaaacaatttaccagaACACTGTAGCAATCACTGTTCATGGGCACTGTAGCAGAGCACTATTCACAAAGCAGACCACTGTTCGTGCACTGTAGCAAGCGATGTACTGTAGTGCGATACTAttcaccttcttttttttttctctcaaggaggaaatcacgaaaaatgtgggcacaaaattaaagcacacagaTCACCAAAAGCGAactactctgataccatattaaactaaacatggtaaataccaatattaaactaaacatggtaaataccaaaaatatatatgacaatatttgggaatttcttatatattcattaatctccaaagtgcagtatatataggagtaacaattggtattacatatgtacttcaccaatgtgggacaataaactactatttacactttaactaatatataactcgcaacattGAATACACCACAATGTGGTTATAATTAaccatctttttcttcctcctctatAACTCATTTTCAGACACCAACCGTTAGATTTCACTTCATATTTAGACGACTTTAGGCCTTAACGACCATACACAGCATTGCCGTTGTTGAAAAGGTCCAGTGGTTTTATCTATTTTACTATAACATGTTTTGTGAGGTTGAATTCTGTAACACTATATTTTTTACCTGGAAACTATATATACGTATCACTTATCTTGCTGTATAGCATGTCATCCCCACCCAAGTTTTTCTCTTCACATTTAGAATGGAATACCAAAATTTTCCTAACAAAGCCAATTAATTCATAAGCAAAAATAATTATTCGGCCGCCCTTTACTTCGAATGTTAGTCAGATGAAGCAATATGAATCATTAACTTTATTctcttcaaatttaattttttttacataaaactcacaataatatatttttctaacaaaaatctGATCCaaactacaataataaatttaaagctacttaataaatatatatatatatatatatatatatatatatatataccatttaatttcttaagtgttatacgtacaaaataaataaatttaaaactacttaataaatataataCCAttcaacttgatgggatacgcattctactaaactagtttcaaagatccaaccgtcaaacttatctGTATaaacttcgagatcgcatacgcccaaaatcgtaaaaaaaaaaacattcaaagatcaaataaatggacaaaacttttcgacggttataaacgaaaaatcacgatctAACGGTTATTTtctctccgattttgatgattttttatagttaCACTCTTTaaacctatatgaatacaatgaactaattcaatcgtcaatttaaaacatttacacaagtgcataactaatttcaacaaatcttatgttatagttaatgaaagtataaataaactctaagtgttagtgaatctattgttttgatgagatacacattgtacaaaactaatttcaacaatccaaccgtcaaacttatttgtatatgcttcgagatcgcatacgccaaaaatcgcaaaaaacaaacattcagagatcaagtaacgagacaaaacttttcgacggttataaacgaaaaatcacgatttaacggtagttttaactccgattttgatgattttttatagctacgctctttgatcctatatgaatacaatgaactaattcgatcgtcaatttaaaaaatttacacaagtggataccacaaatcttatgttatagttaatgaaagtataaataaactccaagtgttagtgaatctattgttttgatgagatacacattgtacaaaactagtttcaacgatccaaccgtcaaacttgtttgtatatgcttcgagatcgcatacgccaaaaatcacaaaaaacaaacattcagatatcaagtaacgggacaaaacttttcgatggttataaatgaaaaatcacgatttaacggtagttttaactccgattttgatgattttttacagctacactccttgatcctatatgaatacaatgaactaattcgatcgtcaatttaaaatatttacacaagtggataccacaaatcttatgttatagttaatgaaagtataaataaactctaagtgttagtgaatctattgttttgatgagatatacattgtacaaaactagtttcaatgatccaaccgtcaaacttgtttgtatatgcttcgagatcgcatacaccaaaaatcacaaaaaacaaacattcagagatcaagtaacgggacaaaacttttcgacggttataaatgaaaaatcacgatttaatggtagttttaactccgattttgatgattttttacagctacactccttgatcctatatgaatacaatgaactaattcgatcaacgaattaaaacatttacaaaagtgaataccacaaaattttatgttatacttaatgaaagtataaataaactctaagtgttagtgaatctattgttttgatgggatacacattgtacaaaactagtttcaacgatccaaccgtcaaacttgtttgtatatgcttcgagatcgcatacgccaaaaatcgcaaaaaacaaacattcagagatcaagtaacgggacaaaactccgattttgatgattttttacagctacgctccttgatcctatatgaatacaatgaactaatttgattgtcaatttaaaatatttacactagtggatatcacaaaatcttatgttatacttaatgaaagtataaataaactccaagtgttagtgaatctattgttttgatgggataccgcattgtacgaaactagtttcaacgatccaaccgtcaaacttgtttgtacatgtttcgagatcgtatacgccaaaaattacaaaaaataaacattcagatatcaagtaacgggacaaaccttttcgacggcgataaacgaaaaatcactatttaacagttattttaactctgattttgatgattttttacagctacactccttaaccctatgTGAAtataatgaactaattcgatcgtcaatttaaaacatttacacaagtggatacaacaaaagaaaaagacaatgcaagaaccccaaaagaaaaacaaaaggcccaaaaaaaaaaaaaacactttgcgcgacgtagacctacgtcgcgcaaagcctttgtttttcttttttttttgtttttttttaaatatgtattTCCCTTTTGCttatgaactaattcgatcaacgaattaaaacatttacaaaagtgaataccacaaaattttatgttatacttaatgaaagtataaataaactctaagtgttagtgaatctattgttttgatgggaaacgcattgtacgaaattagtttcaacgatcaaaccgtcaaacttgtttgtacatgtttcgagatcgcatacgccaaaaattgcaaaaaccaaatattcagatatcaagtaatgggacaaaccttttcgacggcgataaatgaaaaatcacgatttaacggttattttaactccgattttgatgattttttacagctacattccttaaccttatatgaatacaatgaattaattcgatcatcaatttaaaacatttacacaagtggatacaacaaaagaaaaaggcaatacaaaaaccccaaaagaaaggcccaaaaaaaaaaaaaaacaaatttgcgCGACATAGGTACCCCTATGTCGCGCAAAACAGCTTCACGCGACAAAGAcatacgtcgcgcaaag
Proteins encoded in this region:
- the LOC126628279 gene encoding rust resistance kinase Lr10-like isoform X2 is translated as MQQLIISSFYVLLLLAFIDACTESKCGDDHGLAIHFPFRRGHHSGDNKIESNGRYEAVLDQPIVLVKFLVKHIDYKHQEIQVYHPHNCLLLKPLEITKTVISPFYFLNGVRNVTLFRCPTLVERDIYAYQVPCLGGHGDRIYGVSSFFDLFVSFRTLQSCTRMYDVLSVPFSELVGNGDFLQFKWSKPNCTECEAEGKRCRLKINGTKSEIECVHHRKPSKTKTFVATGATLGSFVLLLGVFVAYHVYSADQKEKENRLKLETFLADYKALKPSRYSYADIKRITNQFKYKLGQGAYGTVFKGELSSECFVAVKVLNNSKGDGEEFVNEVGAMGHIHHVNVVRLVGFCADGFRRALVYEFFPNGSLQDYISSVDRKNSFLGWDKLLDIAIGIAKGIEYLHLGCDLRILHFDIKPHNILLDQNFTPKISDFGLAKLCSKDQSIVSMTTARGTMGYIAPEVFSRNFGNVSYKADVYSFGMLLLEMIGGRKNTGSTTENTTNEVYYPEWIYNLLEEGDDLRIHIGGEGDGKIPKKLAIVGLWCIQWHPVDRPSMKTVVQMLEGGENLTMPPNPFVSAGPTQTSQAGIPKRRLLELEAIAELE
- the LOC126628279 gene encoding rust resistance kinase Lr10-like isoform X1, whose protein sequence is MQQLTISSFCVLLLLAFIEGVGGSQHACTESKCGDDHGLAIHFPFRRGHHSGDNKIESNGRYEAVLDQPIVLVKFLVKHIDYKHQEIQVYHPHNCLLLKPLEITKTVISPFYFLNGVRNVTLFRCPTLVERDIYAYQVPCLGGHGDRIYGVSSFFDLFVSFRTLQSCTRMYDVLSVPFSELVGNGDFLQFKWSKPNCTECEAEGKRCRLKINGTKSEIECVHHRKPSKTKTFVATGATLGSFVLLLGVFVAYHVYSADQKEKENRLKLETFLADYKALKPSRYSYADIKRITNQFKYKLGQGAYGTVFKGELSSECFVAVKVLNNSKGDGEEFVNEVGAMGHIHHVNVVRLVGFCADGFRRALVYEFFPNGSLQDYISSVDRKNSFLGWDKLLDIAIGIAKGIEYLHLGCDLRILHFDIKPHNILLDQNFTPKISDFGLAKLCSKDQSIVSMTTARGTMGYIAPEVFSRNFGNVSYKADVYSFGMLLLEMIGGRKNTGSTTENTTNEVYYPEWIYNLLEEGDDLRIHIGGEGDGKIPKKLAIVGLWCIQWHPVDRPSMKTVVQMLEGGENLTMPPNPFVSAGPTQTSQAGIPKRRLLELEAIAELE